CTATCATTACGACGGCGCGATCAAGACTTTGAAGATTTCGGATAAAGCGCTCGGCGTCATGATCAAGAGCAAGCAAAGCTTCGCCGCCGCCGTATCGAGCGGCGTAACGGCAAGCCTCGAAAGCGTCCGCATCTTCCTTGATGGGGGCGATCTCCGCCTCGAAAGCGGCATTAAAGTAACGCTCGGAAACGATCCGGCGTACGCGATGCTTCCGAAGTACTTCTTCGTAAAAGCGTTGACGCAGGAAGATCCGAGCACTTTGAACGGATATTCGACCGCAATCTCCGTCAATAATCTCTCTCGCGCGGAGACCGTCGCGTTCTTTACGAACTTCGCTTCGCTCTCCACCGTCGGCGTCAATAACACCGCGTTCAATATCACGAACCTCGAACGCGAGATCAATAAAGCGGTAGGCGCGGGGTTGAACTCCTTTACTTCGTCCGTTACCGTGACCTACGGGACTTTTACCGCCGCCGACATCAGCGGAGAATATAACGCGACGAATTATCCGGGAGACCAAATCTCCGTTCACGAGGACGACGGCTACGCTCAAATCCCGTCCGTTTACGCCTTCTTGATCGATCTTTTGTATACCTCCAATAAACCCGCGGAAGCGGAAATGCAGCATATGCTGAATAAACTCTATGAAGAAGAATCGTCTTTGGAGAACGAGCTCGTTACGAACCCCGCAGACAACCATGGCTTTAATGGAATCGGATACAGAGGCGATAACGGTTTATTCGATCGGGTAGCCGTCTATTCCGATAATTTCCTCGCGGATAAATTCAATACCGAACTTTCGGGTTCCTCGATCAACGACGATCCCATTATTCCGAACGACGAAATCACGATCAGTTCGATCCGTCAAGCGATCATCATTCGCGCGGGCGATACCGCCGTTCAGGACGTTTGGAGAGATAAATTCTACGCGCAAGGCAGCGATTTCAACGCGACGCATAACTATATGATTGCGACCGTCGTCGCGGATCTTTCTAATTATTCTTCGGGATCTTCGACTTCGCTCGTTCCGAGTTCTTTGTGGTTCACCGTCTTGATCGATCTGACCGATCGGACGCAAAGCCGCGGACTCCTCTATGATATGAACGAAACGGATATGGATATTTTCGAACATATTCTTTCCTCGAACAATGCAAGATTCGATATTGACGTTCTTTCGATCGAACTTGCGGATCTGATCATCGGAAAGATCAACGCGCTCGCGGGTCTCGGAACGGTGATTACTTATTATTCGGCGACGGATACCTACTACTATGCGGACACCACTCCGTTTAACGATAATAAGAGAGATCTTTCGAATGAAATGACCGGAAACGGATATATCGTCGTTTCTGCCAATTAAATAAAAGGACTGTGACCGACTATGAATAACTGTGAAAAAATTTGGTCCGACATATCGGATAAACTATCGGGACTCGTTTCCCTCGCTTGCTACGAGATCTATTTCAGCAAGCTTAAACCCATAACGATCAAAGACGACGTCTTGATCCTTTCCACGCCTTTAACTTCGGTTAAAAACGGAATTGCCAAGAATTTTACCGAACCACTCAATATGGCGATCCGCGTTAGTTTGGCGCAGATCGAAGGCGCGAAAATCATTCTCGACAGCGAAGTTTCTTCCTATATCGATCAAGAAAATCAAAAAGAGGAGAAAGAAGAATTCAAACCTTCGATCAAACAGATCGTCTTTCAAAAGAATTACACGTTCGACAGCTTCGTCATCGGCGACAGCAATAAGTACGCCGCGGCGGCTGCGAGAGCGGTCGCGGAAGCGCCGGGAACCAACTTAAACCCTCTCTTTATTTACGGAATGCCGGGGCTCGGAAAGACACATATTCTGCACGCGATCGGAAACGAGATCCTTCGCAATAATCCGAATCTGAAAGTCTATTACACGACGGCGGAAAACTTTACGAACGACCTGATTTACAGCATCCGAAACAGCAACAACACCGAATTGACCCGCCAATTCCGCGAGAAATACAGAAATTTGGACGTTTTGATGATCGACGACGTCCAGTTTTTGGCGGGAAAGACGAGTTCACAGGAGAGTTTGTTTCACGTCTTCAACGATCTTTACACGGCGGAAAAACAAATCATTTTGTCTTCCGATCGCCCGATCAAAGAACTCAATTATCTGGAAGACAGGCTTACCAGCCGCTTCGCGAGCGGCGTCGTAGCCGATATTCAACCGCCTTCGTTCGAGACGAGAGTCGCGATCCTTCAAAAGAAAGCGTATCATTATAAAATAGACGTAACGCCGGAAGTCATCAATTATCTTGCGGAAAAGGAAAAATACAACGTCCGTTTGCTCGAAGGTATGTTAAAGACCGTCGGCTATTTCGCATCGTTGAATAATCGCTCGGCAAACAGCGTCGAATTCGTAAAAGAAGCCTTGCGCGACAGCTCCAATAACCAAGAATCGGACGTTACGATCCAAAAAATCGTCGACGTTACCTGCGACTATTTCGGAGTCAAGACGCAAGACGTTTGCGGAAAAAAGAAGACGAAAGAACTCGTCGAACCGAGACAACTCGCAATGTATCTGATCACCGTCATTCTTCCCGAAATCCCGCTCGCTTCGATCGGTCAGTTCTTCGGCGGAAGAGATCACACGACCGTCATTCACGCGAGAGATAAAATGCAAGCGCAGATCACGGAAAACGAAGGTTTCAAGAAAAAAGCGGAAGACATTAAGAACTTGATCTACAATAAGTAAATACTTTCGAAAGAAACCTTTACCATTGAAATTCGAAAGAAAAAATCAAAATTTTTTCTTTCGTCTATCCTCGGTTTTGATCGGTACGATCGTTCTCTCGAAGAAATAAAACTTTTTTATTCGATAGAAATTTCGATCCTACCTTCATAGAAAAAAAACTCCGTTTTTATCAAAGATCGAAGTCGATGTTGACAACGTGAAGAAAGTAACAGTCATTCACTTTGATTCTACATAAAATCAACAGAGTTTTGAACAGCAAATAATAATATATTTACTTTTAAGTAGGTCTATGATATACTATATATTGTGGTGTTAAGGGTGTTTTCCACTTTTACACACCCGTTATTATTAGAAGTTATTGTTATCTACAAAAAAAGATAAAAAGGAGCAAAAATGAAAATCAACGTTGATTCCCTTTCTTTATCCGAAGCGGTAAATAAAGTCATCAAAGCAATATCGATCAAGAAGAACAATCCCGTCTTGGAATGCATCAAACTTTCGGCGCATGACAACAGTCTCGTTTTGACTGCGACCGATATGGAGCTTTCGATCGAAAAGAAGATCGTGGCGGACGTTATTATCGACGGCGACATTCTCGTCCCCGGTAAGTTTTTCTCCGAATTCATTCGCACGTTGAACGAAGAGAGTTTGTCTCTTGAATGCTCCGACGGGGTAAACCTCGAAATCAAGTACGGCGAAAGTTACGGCTACATCAAATGCCTGAACGTCGAAGATTATCCGAACGTAGGCGAGGTTATGAATCGCTATTTCATTACCCTTAATAATAAGGATATGAAGAGTTTGATCGCGAAGACGGTTTTCTGCGCTTCGACGGAAGATAACAGGCAAGTCCTCAAAGGATGCCTGATGGAAGTAAACGACGATAAAGTGACGATGGTTGCTTTGGACGGCTATCGCCTTGCTCTTTGCAATAAGACGATCAAAGCCAGCAGCGACGAAAAGTTCAGCTGCATCATTCCCGCGCGTTCGCTTCTCGAAATCAGTAAGATGATCTTAAACGACGAGGACGATATCACGTTGAAGATGGACGGAGAAAAGCTTCGCGTGGAGATCGAAAACACCGTCTTGATCACTCGCTTGATCAAAGGAGACTTTATTAATTACAAAAACATTATCAATAAAGACTTTTCCGCGATCGTGACGCTTTCCAAGAGTCAATTCAGCGAATATATCGACAGAGCTTCTTTGATCTCCCGTATCAGCAAAAACAATCTCGTTAAGATCGAAGTCAAAGAAAACTATATCAAGGTCGAAAGTAATTCCGAAATGGGTAATTTGAACGAATCCTTGCCCGCGCGCGTCGAAGGAAAGGATAACGTTATTTGTTTTAACGGAAAGTATCTCCAAGATTTCCTCGCCGTTATAGACGACGAATTTATCAAAATGAATATCAAAGCGTCGAGCGCGCCCTGCGTCTTCACCCAAGTGGATAAAGACGATTATTTATTCCTCGTTCTCCCGATGCGCGTCGTGGGATAAAATGAAAGTAGAAAAGGTATCGCTCGAACGGTTCAGAAATTATCAAAAACAAGAAATTGCTTTCCATGATGGGTTGAACGTCATTTGCGGGCTTAACGCAAGCGGCAAAACAAACCTTATGGAAAGTATTTTTGTGTCGGCGATCGGTCGCTCCCCCCGAACGAAAAACGAAAAAGATTTGATCAAGATGGGCGAGGAAAACGCATTTATCCATCTTACCTTGCAAAAGAAATTCAGAGAGCATAAAATAAACGTCGAAATCTCCCGTTCGGAAGGAAAGAAGATCAAGATCGACGACGCGGTGATCACCCGTCTAGGAGAGCTTCTCGGGCTTCTGACGGTCGTCTATTTTTCGCCGGACGAACTTAAAATGATCAAAGAAGCGCCGCAGGAGAGAAGAAAATTTATCGATCTTTCTCTTTCTCAGGAAAGCAAGCCTTATTATCTCTCGCTCGCGCGCTATAATAAGATCCTCGCTCAACGCAATAAACTGATCAAAACGGCGGATTTCGCCGAATTTTCGACGACCGCATTCATTTGGGAAACGCAAATGAGCGAAGCGGCGGCGGACGTCATTTTGAAAAGAAAGGAATTTATATCGAAAATATCGAAGATCGCTTGCGATTATCACGAAAAAATAGCGGGAGAAGGAGAAGACCTTACGCTCGTTTACGAGCCTTGCTCCGAAAAAGAAAGCAGGGAAGAAATCAAAGCCGATCTTGAAAAGCAACTCGAAGAAAACCGAAAGAAAGATTACGAACTCGGGTATACTTCGATCGGCGTTCACAGAGAAGATTTTTCGATTACGACGAAAGGCGTCGATCTCAGAAAGTTCGGGTCTCAGGGGCAGCAACGGACCGCCGCGCTCGCGATCAAACTCGCGGAGATCGAATATTATTACACGGAGTCGGGAGAGAAGCCCGTCCTGCTTTTGGACGACGTCTTATCCGAACTCGACAAAAAACGCCGCTCCGCGCTTTTGAAAGCGACGGAAGGAACGCAAACCTTTATTACCTGTACGGAATTTTCGGAAGACGTCGGCGACAGGGAAGTCCATATCGTAAAAATCAATAAAGGGGAAGTCGTTTTCGAGAGTTAAAAGAAATTTAATTCTTTTGATAAAAAATATTTTTTTATAAATTTAACGATTTTTTTCATTGTGGATAACTCAAAATTTATAAAAAAATTTTATCAAACTATTTACTTATATAATAATTATATTATATAATATATATTATTTATACGCACGCGCACACGCACGCGCGTTTATAATGATGATTACGATTTTGTAAGCGGAGGGAAAAATGGAAAGAAACAATTCCTATAATGAGGACGCGATACAGGTACTCGAAGGTTTGGAACCGGTTCGTGTTCGTCCGGGTATGTATATCGGTTCGACGGATGAAAGAGGTCTGCATCATCTCGTGTCCGAGATCGTGGATAACAGTATCGACGAAGCTCTCGCCGGTTACTGCACGGATATTTACGTTACGATCAATAAGGACGGCAGCGTCTCCGTCCAAGATAACGGTCGCGGAATTCCTACGGGCTTTAAGAAGTCCGAAGGTAAATCGGCGGTCGAAGTCGTCTTGACGAAGCTTCACGCAGGCGGTAAATTCGGCGGCTCCGGCTACACGATCTCCGGCGGTCTGCACGGCGTCGGTCTTTCCGTCGTTAACGCGCTTTCCGAATGGCTTGTCGTCGAGATCTGCCAAAACGGACATATCTTCAAACAGGAGTATTCGCGCGGCAAGCCGAATTACGAGCTGAAAGTCGTCGGCGACAGCGATCAGACCGGAACGAAGGTCACTTTCTTCCCCGATAAAGAAATTTTCGAGACGATCGTCTTTAAGTACGACACTTTGAAGCATCGTCTGCGCGAGCTTGCGTATTTGAATAAAGGATTGCATATCAATATCAAAGATCTGCGCCACGAGACCCCGCTCGAAGACGATTTCAAGTACGACGGCGGTATCATTCATTTCGTCGAGGATCTGAACTCGGCGCACGAGAAACTCTTTACCGATATCGTCTATTTCGACGAGAAAGTCGGGACGAGCGAAATCGAGATCGCTCTTCAATATAACGAAACCTATAACGAGACGGTGTACGCCTACGCGAATAATATAAACACCGAAGAGGGCGGCACCCACCTCGACGGCTTTAAGGCGGCTTTGACCCGTATTATCAACGACTACGGTCATAAGATGAATTACCTTAAAGAGAGCGAGAAACTCTCCGGTGAAGACGTCCGCGAAGGATTGACCGCGGTCATCAACGTTAAACTTACGAATCCGCAATTCGAAGGTCAGACCAAAACCAAGCTCGGCAACAGCGAGATGAGGACGATCGTTTCGCGCGTCTTGACCGAATGCCTCGGGACGTATATGGAGGAGCATCCGAAAGAGTCCAAGGAGCTCGTTTTGCGCTCGATCAACGCGCAAAAGGCAAAAGAAGCCGCGAGAAAAGTCCGCGACGAGACCCGCCGCAAAGGTTTCCTCGAAAACACGACGCTTCCCGGTAAGCTTGCGGACTGCACCGAGAAAGACGCTTCCAAATGCGAAATCTTCTTAGTCGAGGGCGATTCCGCAGGCGGCAGCGCGAAATCGGGCAGAGACAGGCGCTTCCAAGCGATCCTTCCTCTTCGCGGTAAAATTTTGAACGTCGAAAAGGCAAGGCTCAATCACGTCCTCGAAAACGAAGAGATCAAATCGATGATCACCGCGTTCGGCGGCGGTATCGGCGACGAATTCAGCACCGAAAAGCTCCGTTACGACAAGATCATCTGCATGACCGATGCCGATGTGGACGGCTCGCATATCCGTATTTTGATGCTGACGTTCTTCTTCCGCTTTATGCGCCCTTTGATCGAAGAAGGTCACGTCTATATCGCGCAGCCCCCGCTCTATAAAGTCAGCAAAGGCAAGGACGAGAAATATTTCTATAATGACGATGATCTGAATACCTATCTCGATTCTCTCGGCAGAAAGGGGTATGAGATTCAGCGTTACAAAGGTCTCGGTGAAATGGACCCCGAACAGCTTTGGGAGACGACGATGAGCCCCGAATCGAGGATCCTTTTGAAAGTCAGATTGGAAGACGCGATGAAGGCGGACGAAACCTTTACCGTCCTTATGGGCGAGCAACCCGAGCTTCGCCGTCAATTCATCGAGCAGAACGCGAAACTCGTCGCCGAACTTGATATTTAACGAGGTGTAATATGAAAGATAAAGAATTGCAACACGGAGATATAATCGATAATACCAAGATCGTGGAGGTCGGTTGCGAAAGCGAAATGAAGAAATCCTTCATTTCCTACGCGATGGCGGTCAACGTCAGCCGCGCGATCCCCGACGTCCGCGACGGATTGAAACCCGTGCATCGCCGCATTTTGTACGCGATGAACGAGATCGGTCTGACGCCCGATAAGCCGTTTAAGAAATGCGCGACCATCGTCGGTGACGTTCTCGGTAAGTATCACCCCCACGGTGACAGCTCGGTCTACGACGCTCTCGTCCGTCTCGCGCAAAACTTCTCGATCAATATGCCCCTCGTGGACGGTCACGGTAACTTCGGTTCGGTGGACGGAGACCCCGCCGCCGCATACAGGTACACCGAAGCGAGAATGAGCAAAATGGCGCTCGAAATGCTGCGCGATATCGATAAGGAGACGGTAGATTTTTATCCGAACTTCGACGACACGCGTATGCAGCCCGAAGTCCTTCCTTCGCGCTATCCGAACCTGCTCGTAAACGGGTCGGACGGTATCGCCGTCGGTATGGCGACTTCGATCCCGCCGCATAACCTTTCCGAAGTCATCGACGCAACCTGCGCGCTCATTGACGATCCCGATATCGATATTTTGGATCTTATGAAGTACGTCCCGGCTCCCGATTTCCCGACCGGCGCGATGATTCTCGGCAGTCAGGACGTCCGCAACGCCTATATGACGGGTCGCGGCAGCTGCATTCTCCGCGCGAAGACCGAGATCGAAGAATATGCGAACGGGACGCGCAGCCGCATCGCGGTCACCGAGATCCCGTATCAAGTCAATAAAGCGAAACTCATCAAGACGATCGCCGACCTCGTTAAAGATAAGAAAGTCGAAGGCATCGCCGATATTCGCGACGAGTCCGACCGCGTCGGTATGCGCTTCGTCATCGACATCAAGCGCGACGCGAACGCCCAAGTCGTCCTGAACACTTTGTTTAAGCACACGGAGCTTCAAAAATCCGTCAGTATGATTTTCCTTGCGCTGGACGACGGCACGCCCAAGATCATGAACCTCAAAGAGATTTTGACGGCGTACGTCAAGCATCAGCAGGACGTCGTGGACAGGCGCACGAAATTCGATCTCCAAAAAGCAGAAGATAGGAATCATATTCTTTCGGGTCTCGTGATCGCCCTTCAAAATATCGACGAAGTCATTGCGATCATTCGCGCCGCGAAGGACAGAGCGGAAGCGCAGACCCGTTTGATGGACGCATTCTCTCTTTCCGATAAGCAAGCGAACGCGATCCTCGATATCCGCCTGCACCGCTTGACCTCGATGGAGACGGGCAGTTTGATCGCGGAAATGGAAGAGACCGAAAAGAATATCGCGTACTACCGTTCGATCCTCGCGGACCACACTTTGCGCGATAAGATCATTAAGGACGAAATGCTCGAAATCAAGAATAAGTTCGGGACCGAAAGAAAGAGCGAGATCACCTATGCGTACAGCGGCTTGAATATCGCCGATTTGATCGCGAGAGAAGACGTCGTCATCTCCAAGACCCATTTCGGCTACGTCAAGCGCGTTCCTTTGAAGGAATATCGTTCGCAACACAGAGGCGGCGTAGGCGTGACGGCGCATAAGCCGAAGGACGAAGATTTCGTCACCGATATCTTTACCTGCTGCACGCACGACGAACTTTTCTTCTTTACCAATTACGGCAAAGTCTACGTCATCAAGGCGTATGAAGTTCCCGAAGCGGCGAGAACCGCGAGAGGAAGGGCAATCGTCAACCTGTTGCAACTTTCCGAAGGCGAGAAGATCACGACGATCCTTCCCGTAAACGAAGAGCAGGGCAGAACGGGGAACCTCGTCCTCGCGACCAAGAAAGGCAAGATCAAGCGTACTTCGCTTTCGGAGTACGAGAGCATCCGCCGCAGCGGAAAGATCGCGATCGGGCTCCAAGAGGGCGACGAACTCATCGCGGCGCGCCTGACGATGGGCGGCGAAGAACTCATTCTCGCGTCCTCGCTCGGCAAATGTATCCGCTTTAAGGAAGAGGACGTCCGCATTATGGGCAGGACGGCGGGCGGCGTCCGCGCGATGAAGATCGGCGAGGACGACTATATCGTCAATATGGAGCCGATCAAGGACGGCGACGAGATCCTGACGATCACCGAGAACGGCTACGGCAAGCGCACGGACGCTTCCGAATACCGCGTCCAAGGTCGCGCGGGCTCGGGTATCAAAGCGGGCACGTTTAACGAAAAGACGGGCAGAATCGCGGCGCTTAAAACCTGCGTTCCCGAGGACGACGTTATGCTGATTACCGAAAGCGGCGTGATCATTCGCACCCACCTCGACGAGATCAGTAAGATCGGCAGAGCTTCGCAAGGCGTCAAGATCATGAGCGCGGGCAAGCTGAACAGCAAGGTCGTCAGCGTGGCGTTGACCGAAAGAGACGAAGAGGAAGAGATCCTCGAAGAAGGGCAGGAAGGCGCGGCGGTCGAGACCGCGGAGACCGAAGCCCCCGCAGAAGAATAAGCCGAACCGCCGAAAGCAAAGTATAAAGAAAAAAGTCATTGTCACGATCGGCAATGACTTTTTTTGATCGAAGAAAAGGGAATAATTTTTACGCCGCTATTTTATCGTAGATCTTAACGGAATCGATGATCCAATCGACGGGGAGATCGCCGAGGTCGAGCGAACCGACCCAATCGCCCCATTCGCCGTACTCGGTGGAGATCAGCATATGCCCTTCGTCCGAGCATATCCCTTTGCCCTTCGTCTGCCAGACTTTTTTGCCGTCGATATAGAAGGCGTAGCCGTTTTCGTCCCAATTCGTGCCGAAGGTATGGTATTCGCCGTCCGCAAGGTTCGTTTTCTCGTAGCGTTTATAAATGTTTTGATGCGCTTCGTCATAGCCGTCCCAATGCAGGGCGTGGTTCACGGAATCGCGCGCGGGAAGATACTCGAAGACGTCGATCTCCACGCCGTCCGCGCTTCCGTTCCCGAGCGAATACACGTCGCCGCACATCATCCAAAACGCGTGCCAAATACCTTTTACGGAAGGAAGTTTGCAACGGATCTCGTAATAGCCGTAGCCGTGCGTGTAGCCGGTCATCGTGACGTTGCCGTTATGATCTTCAATCGGAAGGGTCCGAACCGCGCCAGAATAGACGCCTTCGGGTCCCGTCACGAAGAGGACGTTTTTGCAGTACGTTTCATTCGTTATCGCGGCTCCCGCCGCGCCGAAATCGCCGTAATTCGCCGAGCGAAGGGCGGCGGAAAGGTCGTTTACCCAAATCGTGACGCGTCCGTCCGGCGCGGCGATCACATAGGTCAGGACGATCGAGTCTTTGTTTCGGAAGACTACGGGCGCGATAAAAAACCCGTCGTCCGTCGAAAACGCGCCGTTTTCAAGCGCCGCGCTTAGGCTTTCGCCCTGTTTAAGGTTTTCCCGTTGCTCTTGATAGGCGTCTGCAAGCGCTTGCCCGCAGCCCGCGAATTCCGCTTCGGAAGAAAACCCGAATACGTTCGCGAGAACGGCTCGATACGGGATCGGTTGCGCGGTTTGTCCTTCGGAGAAGGTCATCGCAAAGGGGTAGTTGACCCCGATCAGCGCGCTTTTCGAGCGTTCGCTTCGGACGGCTTTGATCTCCGGAACGAAGGAATAATAGCTGTAAAGCTCCGCCGCCGTCTCAAAGAAAGGGGAATAGGCTTCCGCGTGATCCGCTCCGTCGAAAAGGGTGAATTCTTCGCCGACCGCGGGAAGTTCGAGCGTGCTGATGAAATCTTCGAAGCGTTCGCCGAGGATGTCGAAGGTGTCGAGAATGACGAACCCGACCGAATCGTGCGTATGCGTTTCGAGAGAGGAAAGTTCTCCGAAATCTCCTGCGATCAAGCCGAAAGGATAGCAGTCGTCGAATCGCACCGTTATTCGGCTTTCGTTATCGCCCGCGACTTCTCTTTCGCGGGTTTCGGAGCAGAAGCGGCTTCCGCGCTTTTCGGTGCGTAAAACGAGGTGACCTTCTCCGTCCGTAAAGGCTAAATTCTTCGTCCAAAATCCCGTTCGCCTCGTTCCTTGGCGGGTGTCGCCCCAAAGATCGCGGTTCAATTCGCCGTCGAATTCGTCGGAAAAGACGAGCGTGTAATCCGAAAGGTCGATCGTTTCTTTGAATTTCGAGGGGTCATAGCGTTCGACGTTCTTCTTTTTCGCGCAACCGCCGAAGGCAAGAAGACTCGCCGAAAAAAGGGTTAAGATCAAGAGAACGGAAAGAATTTTTTTCATTTTTTTCTCCTTTTATCGGATCGTGACCGT
The sequence above is drawn from the Clostridia bacterium genome and encodes:
- the dnaA gene encoding chromosomal replication initiator protein DnaA, with product MNNCEKIWSDISDKLSGLVSLACYEIYFSKLKPITIKDDVLILSTPLTSVKNGIAKNFTEPLNMAIRVSLAQIEGAKIILDSEVSSYIDQENQKEEKEEFKPSIKQIVFQKNYTFDSFVIGDSNKYAAAAARAVAEAPGTNLNPLFIYGMPGLGKTHILHAIGNEILRNNPNLKVYYTTAENFTNDLIYSIRNSNNTELTRQFREKYRNLDVLMIDDVQFLAGKTSSQESLFHVFNDLYTAEKQIILSSDRPIKELNYLEDRLTSRFASGVVADIQPPSFETRVAILQKKAYHYKIDVTPEVINYLAEKEKYNVRLLEGMLKTVGYFASLNNRSANSVEFVKEALRDSSNNQESDVTIQKIVDVTCDYFGVKTQDVCGKKKTKELVEPRQLAMYLITVILPEIPLASIGQFFGGRDHTTVIHARDKMQAQITENEGFKKKAEDIKNLIYNK
- the gyrB gene encoding DNA topoisomerase (ATP-hydrolyzing) subunit B — translated: MERNNSYNEDAIQVLEGLEPVRVRPGMYIGSTDERGLHHLVSEIVDNSIDEALAGYCTDIYVTINKDGSVSVQDNGRGIPTGFKKSEGKSAVEVVLTKLHAGGKFGGSGYTISGGLHGVGLSVVNALSEWLVVEICQNGHIFKQEYSRGKPNYELKVVGDSDQTGTKVTFFPDKEIFETIVFKYDTLKHRLRELAYLNKGLHINIKDLRHETPLEDDFKYDGGIIHFVEDLNSAHEKLFTDIVYFDEKVGTSEIEIALQYNETYNETVYAYANNINTEEGGTHLDGFKAALTRIINDYGHKMNYLKESEKLSGEDVREGLTAVINVKLTNPQFEGQTKTKLGNSEMRTIVSRVLTECLGTYMEEHPKESKELVLRSINAQKAKEAARKVRDETRRKGFLENTTLPGKLADCTEKDASKCEIFLVEGDSAGGSAKSGRDRRFQAILPLRGKILNVEKARLNHVLENEEIKSMITAFGGGIGDEFSTEKLRYDKIICMTDADVDGSHIRILMLTFFFRFMRPLIEEGHVYIAQPPLYKVSKGKDEKYFYNDDDLNTYLDSLGRKGYEIQRYKGLGEMDPEQLWETTMSPESRILLKVRLEDAMKADETFTVLMGEQPELRRQFIEQNAKLVAELDI
- the gyrA gene encoding DNA gyrase subunit A; translated protein: MKDKELQHGDIIDNTKIVEVGCESEMKKSFISYAMAVNVSRAIPDVRDGLKPVHRRILYAMNEIGLTPDKPFKKCATIVGDVLGKYHPHGDSSVYDALVRLAQNFSINMPLVDGHGNFGSVDGDPAAAYRYTEARMSKMALEMLRDIDKETVDFYPNFDDTRMQPEVLPSRYPNLLVNGSDGIAVGMATSIPPHNLSEVIDATCALIDDPDIDILDLMKYVPAPDFPTGAMILGSQDVRNAYMTGRGSCILRAKTEIEEYANGTRSRIAVTEIPYQVNKAKLIKTIADLVKDKKVEGIADIRDESDRVGMRFVIDIKRDANAQVVLNTLFKHTELQKSVSMIFLALDDGTPKIMNLKEILTAYVKHQQDVVDRRTKFDLQKAEDRNHILSGLVIALQNIDEVIAIIRAAKDRAEAQTRLMDAFSLSDKQANAILDIRLHRLTSMETGSLIAEMEETEKNIAYYRSILADHTLRDKIIKDEMLEIKNKFGTERKSEITYAYSGLNIADLIAREDVVISKTHFGYVKRVPLKEYRSQHRGGVGVTAHKPKDEDFVTDIFTCCTHDELFFFTNYGKVYVIKAYEVPEAARTARGRAIVNLLQLSEGEKITTILPVNEEQGRTGNLVLATKKGKIKRTSLSEYESIRRSGKIAIGLQEGDELIAARLTMGGEELILASSLGKCIRFKEEDVRIMGRTAGGVRAMKIGEDDYIVNMEPIKDGDEILTITENGYGKRTDASEYRVQGRAGSGIKAGTFNEKTGRIAALKTCVPEDDVMLITESGVIIRTHLDEISKIGRASQGVKIMSAGKLNSKVVSVALTERDEEEEILEEGQEGAAVETAETEAPAEE
- the dnaN gene encoding DNA polymerase III subunit beta; this translates as MKINVDSLSLSEAVNKVIKAISIKKNNPVLECIKLSAHDNSLVLTATDMELSIEKKIVADVIIDGDILVPGKFFSEFIRTLNEESLSLECSDGVNLEIKYGESYGYIKCLNVEDYPNVGEVMNRYFITLNNKDMKSLIAKTVFCASTEDNRQVLKGCLMEVNDDKVTMVALDGYRLALCNKTIKASSDEKFSCIIPARSLLEISKMILNDEDDITLKMDGEKLRVEIENTVLITRLIKGDFINYKNIINKDFSAIVTLSKSQFSEYIDRASLISRISKNNLVKIEVKENYIKVESNSEMGNLNESLPARVEGKDNVICFNGKYLQDFLAVIDDEFIKMNIKASSAPCVFTQVDKDDYLFLVLPMRVVG
- the recF gene encoding DNA replication/repair protein RecF, giving the protein MKVEKVSLERFRNYQKQEIAFHDGLNVICGLNASGKTNLMESIFVSAIGRSPRTKNEKDLIKMGEENAFIHLTLQKKFREHKINVEISRSEGKKIKIDDAVITRLGELLGLLTVVYFSPDELKMIKEAPQERRKFIDLSLSQESKPYYLSLARYNKILAQRNKLIKTADFAEFSTTAFIWETQMSEAAADVILKRKEFISKISKIACDYHEKIAGEGEDLTLVYEPCSEKESREEIKADLEKQLEENRKKDYELGYTSIGVHREDFSITTKGVDLRKFGSQGQQRTAALAIKLAEIEYYYTESGEKPVLLLDDVLSELDKKRRSALLKATEGTQTFITCTEFSEDVGDREVHIVKINKGEVVFES
- a CDS encoding glycoside hydrolase family 16 protein, with protein sequence MKKILSVLLILTLFSASLLAFGGCAKKKNVERYDPSKFKETIDLSDYTLVFSDEFDGELNRDLWGDTRQGTRRTGFWTKNLAFTDGEGHLVLRTEKRGSRFCSETREREVAGDNESRITVRFDDCYPFGLIAGDFGELSSLETHTHDSVGFVILDTFDILGERFEDFISTLELPAVGEEFTLFDGADHAEAYSPFFETAAELYSYYSFVPEIKAVRSERSKSALIGVNYPFAMTFSEGQTAQPIPYRAVLANVFGFSSEAEFAGCGQALADAYQEQRENLKQGESLSAALENGAFSTDDGFFIAPVVFRNKDSIVLTYVIAAPDGRVTIWVNDLSAALRSANYGDFGAAGAAITNETYCKNVLFVTGPEGVYSGAVRTLPIEDHNGNVTMTGYTHGYGYYEIRCKLPSVKGIWHAFWMMCGDVYSLGNGSADGVEIDVFEYLPARDSVNHALHWDGYDEAHQNIYKRYEKTNLADGEYHTFGTNWDENGYAFYIDGKKVWQTKGKGICSDEGHMLISTEYGEWGDWVGSLDLGDLPVDWIIDSVKIYDKIAA